The following proteins are encoded in a genomic region of Magallana gigas chromosome 1, xbMagGiga1.1, whole genome shotgun sequence:
- the LOC105326906 gene encoding transient receptor potential cation channel subfamily M member-like 2 isoform X1, whose amino-acid sequence MSMTKPQSTGMQDSQVDASDVDFTWNEITQGVTTTNSTSDDGNTSPTMVFSVIGDSDSFVPRPWPKTVFQTALIEAAKSGGETWILYLGKKQGISKVVRDAYRNYEDIEFKTRAAKNKINNPDRHVKLINLAGKKACQGNSEKITEFKTTHGEGHGCLLDFEKFVSQQEVSFFSQKMDTKMPVPIAIIVCEGDIETIAHIAKALQHKLPVIIMKGSGMAADLVVDYLENKNVLCKKASISLGIRFDDSKYKELKKHLKTIGKAKELVGVFDLDQDDPAMLSHIVGEAVVSCWSLQDILHTYTDDGVGIQQHEEISLSSDHSHTETNGNTTKGSSLAWKLLRRNFVSPEEQIIHQVLEGFKESRPYVLNPQYSSPTSLPLYFYFGYQLLQELDLTEECGPVLLLEALKANRCDYVRVLLDQGVKLKMINLPELYEQTVSCQKCKFKRKDCLHMQWILKQIQETQAKKLCHEYRSMMRKRIKHGNPQEAKYIVDELTELSVSVADAARGLCRKMLRYKEYSNEYTTSETSQTSDGNLKDTNMSDILLWAIFANRKELAEICWLRGENHLLTGLVCSAILRKLSKKANNVKEQLLSIDLEKHSKLFEQRCIGIMDSMYEEDSQHAIDLMDDEAVVWGIHSSPLTFAYENFMYDVVAHTCSQKYMNMQWYKNLAPDLTPFLLSAIRKPKNFFTAPLTKYMFNYILFFAVLIMYSSFVLTSIGDKYYSQLILARVFEYTVYFWGAGDFIEEIISCFGCLEKRGRSHRGYYSRMKRYIYDFWNVVDLLSYLLLIVALFIRHFHPSETFTLARRMYALSLLVMYLRFLEVFLIHRKLGPTLIMIKEMLKDLLRFLYIAVFVVFGVGIYYHANLWPDHQAMWSGGWTNWRIWTIIYYPYWQLYGDLNLEELNGSNQTDCTSNPKEWESDFSKTRCPQEDWTVYAIVAIYMLFSNILLVNLVIAMFSYTFERVQENSEKLWRFERYTVINDYDWRIPSPINLVFLPYRLFRYLAKHDCCLPQCKKICIVEKKKKEKKKREKNEAYQRSLQRIIALRNHSKL is encoded by the exons ATGTCAATGACAAAACCCCAATCGACAGGGATGCAGGACAGTCAG GTAGATGCAAGTGATGTTGATTTTACTTGGAACGAAATCACACAGGGTGTGACAACTACAAACAGTACGTCCGATGATGGGAACACCAGCCCTACCATGGTGTTCTCTGTGATCGGTGACTCCGACAGTTTTGTCCCCAGACCCTGGCCAAAGACAGTGTTCCAGACAGCTCTCATTGAGGCGGCAAAGAGTGGGGGAG AAACCTGGATTTTGTATCTCGGAAAGAAACAAGGAATATCCAAGGTTGTCAGAGACGCCTACAGAAACTATGAGGATATTGAATTTAAGACCAGAGctgctaaaaataaaatcaacaaccCCGATCGACATGTCAAACTGATAAATCTTGCAGGAAAAAAG GCATGCCAAGGGAACTcagaaaaaataacagaattcaAAACTACCCATGGAGAAGGACATGGATGTCTGTTGGACTTCGAAAAATTCGTTTCTCAACAAGAAGTTTCCTTCTTTAGTCAGAAAATGGACACCA AAATGCCGGTTCCCATAGCAATAATCGTATGTGAGGGTGACATCGAAACTATAGCTCATATTGCAAAGGCTCTCCAACACAAACTCCCAGTTATCATCATGAAAGGATCAGGAATGGCTGCAGACCTTGTTGTCGACTATTTAGAAAA CAAAAACGTACTTTGCAAGAAAGCTAGCATTTCATTAGGCATTCGATTCGATGATTCGAAATATAAGGAGttgaaaaaacatttgaaaacaattggAAAAGCTAAAGAGTTG GTTGGAGTATTTGACCTTGATCAAGACGATCCCGCCATGCTGTCCCACATTGTGGGGGAGGCAGTGGTCAGCTGCTGGTCACTGCAGGATATCCTACATACGTACACAGACG ATGGTGTGGGGATACAACAGCACGAAGAGATAAGCCTTAGCTCAGACCACTCTCACACGGAAACGAACGGAAACACAACCAAAGGCTCCTCGCTGGCTTGGAAACTTCTGCGTCGAAATTTTGTCAGTCCTGAAGAGCAGATTATTCACCAAGTTCTGGAAGGTTTTAAGGAGTCAAGACCATACGTATTAAATCCTCAGTACTCGAGTCCTACATCTCTTCCGTTGTATTTTTATTTCGGCTACCAGCTTTTGCAAGAATTGGACTTAACAGAAGAATGCGGGCCC GTTCTCCTCTTGGAGGCACTGAAGGCAAATAGGTGTGATTACGTGAGGGTTTTGTTGGACCAAGGCGTCAAGTTAAAGATGATCAATTTACCAGAACTTTATGAACAG ACCGTTTCCTGTCAGAAAtgtaaattcaaaagaaaagatTGCCTACACATGCAATGGATTTTAAAG CAAATACAAGAAACACAAGCAAAGAAACTATGCCATGAATACAGATCTATGATGAGGAAAAGAATAAAACACGGAAACCCCCAAGAGGCAAAATATATTGTAGACGAGCTAACAGAATTATCAGTTTCTGTAGCTGATGCGGCCAGAGGATTGTGTCGTAAAATGCTGCGATATAAAG AATACAGCAATGAATATACCACTAGTGAAACTTCACAAACAAGCGACGGAAACCTGAAAGATACGAACATGTCTGACATTTTACTTTGGGCAATTTTCGCAAATCGAAAGGAACTGGCTGAAATATGTTGGCTTAGAGGGGAAAACCATTTAT TAACTGGACTGGTGTGCTCGGCAATCCTTCGGAAACTTTCCAAAAAGGCAAACAATGTCAAGGAACAATTGCTATCAATTGATTTGGAGAAACACTCAAA ATTGTTTGAACAACGTTGCATTGGTATTATGGACAGTATGTACGAAGAAGACTCACAACATGCAATAGATTTGATGGATGACGAGGCAGTAGTTTGGGGAATTCACTCGAGCCCATTAACCTTTGCTTACGAGAATTTCATGTATGACGTTGTAGCTCACACTTGTTCTCAGAAGTATATGAACATGCAGTGGTACAAAAACCTGGCGCCGGACCTCACGCCGTTCTTACTG tCTGCAATAAGAAAGCCGAAAAATTTCTTTACCGCTCCtcttacaaaatacatgtttaattat ATACTGTTTTTCGCAGTTTTGATAATGTACAGCTCATTTGTACTGACAAGCATCGGAGACAAATACTACTCCCAACTGATACTTGCAAGAGTGTTCGAATATACTGTTTATTTCTGGGGCGCAGGGGATTTTATTGAAGAAATcatcagctgtttt GGCTGCTTGGAGAAACGAGGCCGATCCCACAGAGGATACTACTCACGTATGAAAAGATACATTTACGATTTCTGGAATGTCGTTGACCTACTGTCATACCTATTGCTCATCGTGGCGCTCTTTATACGTCATTTCCATCCATCTGAAACCTTTACCCTCGCAAGACGAATGTATGCTCTCTCTCTGCTGGTCATGTATTTGAGGTTTTTGGAAGTGTTTCTGATCCATAGGAAATTGGGACCAACCCTCATCATGATCAAAGAAATG TTGAAAGACCTTCTGAGATTCCTTTACATAGCTGTTTTTGTGGTGTTTGGAGTTGGGATCTATTACCATGCCAATCTTTGGCCGGACCACCAAGCAATGTGGAGTGGAGGGTGGACTAATTGGAGGATATGGACCATCATTTACTATCCGTATTGGCAACTCTATGGGGATCTGAATCTTGAAGAACTAAACG GTAGCAACCAAACGGATTGTACTAGTAACCCCAAGGAATGGGAGTCCGACTTCTCCAAAACCCGGTGTCCACAGGAAGACTGGACTGTGTATGCGATAGTGGCGATATACATGTTGTTTTCCAATATCCTGTTGGTCAACCTAGTCATTGCCATGTTCAG CTACACATTTGAGAGGGTACAGGAGAATTCGGAGAAGCTGTGGCGATTTGAGAGATACACAGTAATTAATGATTACGACTGGAGAATACCGTCCCCTATTAACCTGGTATTCCTTCCATACCGCCTCTTCCGCTATCTAGCGAAACATGATTGCTGTTTACCACAGTGTAAAA agaTTTGCATTgtggaaaaaaagaagaaggaaaagaaaaaaagagaaaaaaacgaGGCATACCAGCGGAGCCTTCAAAGAATAATAGCACTTAGAAACCACAGTAAACTATGA
- the LOC105326906 gene encoding transient receptor potential cation channel subfamily M member-like 2 isoform X2, producing MPVPIAIIVCEGDIETIAHIAKALQHKLPVIIMKGSGMAADLVVDYLENKNVLCKKASISLGIRFDDSKYKELKKHLKTIGKAKELVGVFDLDQDDPAMLSHIVGEAVVSCWSLQDILHTYTDDGVGIQQHEEISLSSDHSHTETNGNTTKGSSLAWKLLRRNFVSPEEQIIHQVLEGFKESRPYVLNPQYSSPTSLPLYFYFGYQLLQELDLTEECGPVLLLEALKANRCDYVRVLLDQGVKLKMINLPELYEQTVSCQKCKFKRKDCLHMQWILKQIQETQAKKLCHEYRSMMRKRIKHGNPQEAKYIVDELTELSVSVADAARGLCRKMLRYKEYSNEYTTSETSQTSDGNLKDTNMSDILLWAIFANRKELAEICWLRGENHLLTGLVCSAILRKLSKKANNVKEQLLSIDLEKHSKLFEQRCIGIMDSMYEEDSQHAIDLMDDEAVVWGIHSSPLTFAYENFMYDVVAHTCSQKYMNMQWYKNLAPDLTPFLLSAIRKPKNFFTAPLTKYMFNYILFFAVLIMYSSFVLTSIGDKYYSQLILARVFEYTVYFWGAGDFIEEIISCFGCLEKRGRSHRGYYSRMKRYIYDFWNVVDLLSYLLLIVALFIRHFHPSETFTLARRMYALSLLVMYLRFLEVFLIHRKLGPTLIMIKEMLKDLLRFLYIAVFVVFGVGIYYHANLWPDHQAMWSGGWTNWRIWTIIYYPYWQLYGDLNLEELNGSNQTDCTSNPKEWESDFSKTRCPQEDWTVYAIVAIYMLFSNILLVNLVIAMFSYTFERVQENSEKLWRFERYTVINDYDWRIPSPINLVFLPYRLFRYLAKHDCCLPQCKKICIVEKKKKEKKKREKNEAYQRSLQRIIALRNHSKL from the exons ATGCCGGTTCCCATAGCAATAATCGTATGTGAGGGTGACATCGAAACTATAGCTCATATTGCAAAGGCTCTCCAACACAAACTCCCAGTTATCATCATGAAAGGATCAGGAATGGCTGCAGACCTTGTTGTCGACTATTTAGAAAA CAAAAACGTACTTTGCAAGAAAGCTAGCATTTCATTAGGCATTCGATTCGATGATTCGAAATATAAGGAGttgaaaaaacatttgaaaacaattggAAAAGCTAAAGAGTTG GTTGGAGTATTTGACCTTGATCAAGACGATCCCGCCATGCTGTCCCACATTGTGGGGGAGGCAGTGGTCAGCTGCTGGTCACTGCAGGATATCCTACATACGTACACAGACG ATGGTGTGGGGATACAACAGCACGAAGAGATAAGCCTTAGCTCAGACCACTCTCACACGGAAACGAACGGAAACACAACCAAAGGCTCCTCGCTGGCTTGGAAACTTCTGCGTCGAAATTTTGTCAGTCCTGAAGAGCAGATTATTCACCAAGTTCTGGAAGGTTTTAAGGAGTCAAGACCATACGTATTAAATCCTCAGTACTCGAGTCCTACATCTCTTCCGTTGTATTTTTATTTCGGCTACCAGCTTTTGCAAGAATTGGACTTAACAGAAGAATGCGGGCCC GTTCTCCTCTTGGAGGCACTGAAGGCAAATAGGTGTGATTACGTGAGGGTTTTGTTGGACCAAGGCGTCAAGTTAAAGATGATCAATTTACCAGAACTTTATGAACAG ACCGTTTCCTGTCAGAAAtgtaaattcaaaagaaaagatTGCCTACACATGCAATGGATTTTAAAG CAAATACAAGAAACACAAGCAAAGAAACTATGCCATGAATACAGATCTATGATGAGGAAAAGAATAAAACACGGAAACCCCCAAGAGGCAAAATATATTGTAGACGAGCTAACAGAATTATCAGTTTCTGTAGCTGATGCGGCCAGAGGATTGTGTCGTAAAATGCTGCGATATAAAG AATACAGCAATGAATATACCACTAGTGAAACTTCACAAACAAGCGACGGAAACCTGAAAGATACGAACATGTCTGACATTTTACTTTGGGCAATTTTCGCAAATCGAAAGGAACTGGCTGAAATATGTTGGCTTAGAGGGGAAAACCATTTAT TAACTGGACTGGTGTGCTCGGCAATCCTTCGGAAACTTTCCAAAAAGGCAAACAATGTCAAGGAACAATTGCTATCAATTGATTTGGAGAAACACTCAAA ATTGTTTGAACAACGTTGCATTGGTATTATGGACAGTATGTACGAAGAAGACTCACAACATGCAATAGATTTGATGGATGACGAGGCAGTAGTTTGGGGAATTCACTCGAGCCCATTAACCTTTGCTTACGAGAATTTCATGTATGACGTTGTAGCTCACACTTGTTCTCAGAAGTATATGAACATGCAGTGGTACAAAAACCTGGCGCCGGACCTCACGCCGTTCTTACTG tCTGCAATAAGAAAGCCGAAAAATTTCTTTACCGCTCCtcttacaaaatacatgtttaattat ATACTGTTTTTCGCAGTTTTGATAATGTACAGCTCATTTGTACTGACAAGCATCGGAGACAAATACTACTCCCAACTGATACTTGCAAGAGTGTTCGAATATACTGTTTATTTCTGGGGCGCAGGGGATTTTATTGAAGAAATcatcagctgtttt GGCTGCTTGGAGAAACGAGGCCGATCCCACAGAGGATACTACTCACGTATGAAAAGATACATTTACGATTTCTGGAATGTCGTTGACCTACTGTCATACCTATTGCTCATCGTGGCGCTCTTTATACGTCATTTCCATCCATCTGAAACCTTTACCCTCGCAAGACGAATGTATGCTCTCTCTCTGCTGGTCATGTATTTGAGGTTTTTGGAAGTGTTTCTGATCCATAGGAAATTGGGACCAACCCTCATCATGATCAAAGAAATG TTGAAAGACCTTCTGAGATTCCTTTACATAGCTGTTTTTGTGGTGTTTGGAGTTGGGATCTATTACCATGCCAATCTTTGGCCGGACCACCAAGCAATGTGGAGTGGAGGGTGGACTAATTGGAGGATATGGACCATCATTTACTATCCGTATTGGCAACTCTATGGGGATCTGAATCTTGAAGAACTAAACG GTAGCAACCAAACGGATTGTACTAGTAACCCCAAGGAATGGGAGTCCGACTTCTCCAAAACCCGGTGTCCACAGGAAGACTGGACTGTGTATGCGATAGTGGCGATATACATGTTGTTTTCCAATATCCTGTTGGTCAACCTAGTCATTGCCATGTTCAG CTACACATTTGAGAGGGTACAGGAGAATTCGGAGAAGCTGTGGCGATTTGAGAGATACACAGTAATTAATGATTACGACTGGAGAATACCGTCCCCTATTAACCTGGTATTCCTTCCATACCGCCTCTTCCGCTATCTAGCGAAACATGATTGCTGTTTACCACAGTGTAAAA agaTTTGCATTgtggaaaaaaagaagaaggaaaagaaaaaaagagaaaaaaacgaGGCATACCAGCGGAGCCTTCAAAGAATAATAGCACTTAGAAACCACAGTAAACTATGA
- the LOC105326904 gene encoding uncharacterized protein, which yields MRLLIIFGVLNFGSQAKQQISVCDTGSPSGKCAPKEPFCPQGYSCENGECCPAKLTCTNHYCYIEDKYHVCCNKIPIESVAPKACSTPGYTTDPLLGCYKVAYYPTAIPYDEGKQGCEKDGGRLLLINSAEEGQKLLEAIRSEMIISAVIQGSRDPDSSYIDDKGNPLPYLPSMIENKDDEAKTKLMLTYAPPDQIKFMFSAISQGEKYKYFACEI from the exons ATGAGACTACTGATTATTTTTGGTGTTCTGAATTTTGGTTCACAA GCAAAACAGCAGATAAGCGTATGTGATACTGGAAGTCCTTCAGGAAAGTGTGCCCCTAAGGAACCTTTTTGCCCACAGGGATATAGCTGTGAGAACGGAGAATGTTGTCCCGCCAAAT TAACATGTACCAATCACTACTGTTATATTGAAGACAAGTACCATGTGTGCTGTAACAAAATTCCTATTGAATCG GTTGCACCAAAGGCATGTTCTACCCCAGGATATACCACGGATCCTCTGCTAGGATGTTACAAAGTCGCTTATTATCCCACTGCTATTCCATACGACGAAGGGAAACAAGGCTGTGAAAAAGATGGCGGACGACTGTTATTGATTAACTCAGCGGAGGAGGGGCAAAAACTCTTAGAAGCGATAA GGTCGGAAATGATAATATCAGCGGTTATACAAGGCTCCAGAGATCCTGATTCGTCATATATTGATGACAAAGGAAATCCATTGCCATATTTGCCTTCTATGATAGAGAACAAAGATGACGAAGCTAAAACAAAACTGATGTTGACATATGCTCCCCCCGATCAAATCAAATTCATGTTTTCCGCTATTTCACAAGGAGAGAAATATAAGTATTTTGCCTGTGAAATATAA